The proteins below are encoded in one region of Rubripirellula reticaptiva:
- a CDS encoding NAD(+)/NADH kinase, with protein MAVELALCVGNFNPPGIHHIEIARALVRTFNRVVIVPAGPRAEKREQNAIASSFRAALVDLAFRGIEGVELDFSDLENQTSTPNDQLEKRYPGYDVWHVVPEEFVKGGNEGKSLIHKYWCDAQNLWQTANFVIIHTCQTKPDPKDLPPHHRLLEVNTEGSSHQIRSALVQGQNVTDMIDPAVLNFIESRGLYRLSSPAHSRTVSLHGKRGHAFFDPRNKAAAKWADGFAGVAIEEADYVVVLGGDGTMLQAIEKFWERRIPFFGVNFGHLGFLLNDREDVSNSLFPSEDVIVRDLPMLRVDSKLADGSHEVDLAFNDAWLERSTGQTAWIEVVVDDQVRFPKLVCDGVLTCTAAGSTAYASSMGATPMLADTEAWMLVGSNVMTPRNWKSAPISMNSSITVRNLDPIKRPVRGFIGGTPLGDVLEMKIRPSRTAFVELAFLPEHDMSRKIADVLFPSH; from the coding sequence ATGGCTGTGGAGCTTGCACTGTGCGTCGGAAACTTTAATCCGCCAGGGATTCATCATATCGAGATCGCGCGGGCGCTCGTTCGCACCTTCAATCGAGTCGTCATTGTGCCCGCTGGGCCGCGTGCTGAGAAGCGAGAGCAAAATGCGATCGCCAGCAGTTTTCGGGCTGCTCTGGTTGACTTGGCCTTTCGCGGCATCGAAGGCGTCGAGCTGGATTTTTCTGATCTCGAAAATCAGACGTCGACGCCGAATGACCAGCTCGAGAAACGCTACCCGGGTTACGACGTTTGGCACGTTGTGCCCGAAGAGTTTGTTAAAGGCGGTAACGAGGGAAAATCGCTGATCCACAAGTACTGGTGCGATGCTCAAAACCTTTGGCAAACGGCGAACTTTGTCATCATCCACACTTGTCAGACGAAACCAGACCCGAAGGACCTGCCACCGCATCATCGATTGTTGGAAGTCAATACCGAAGGCAGTTCGCATCAGATTCGTTCGGCGCTGGTGCAAGGTCAAAACGTGACCGACATGATCGATCCGGCGGTACTGAACTTCATCGAGAGTCGCGGGCTGTATCGACTCAGTTCACCTGCTCATTCGCGTACCGTGTCCTTGCACGGAAAACGCGGCCATGCGTTCTTTGATCCTCGCAACAAGGCAGCCGCAAAATGGGCCGACGGTTTCGCTGGTGTCGCGATCGAAGAGGCAGACTATGTCGTGGTTCTCGGCGGCGACGGCACGATGCTGCAAGCGATTGAGAAGTTCTGGGAGCGTAGAATTCCGTTTTTTGGCGTCAACTTCGGTCACCTCGGCTTCCTGCTTAACGATCGCGAAGACGTCTCGAATTCGTTGTTTCCGTCGGAAGACGTTATTGTGCGTGACTTGCCAATGCTTCGAGTCGACTCAAAGTTGGCGGATGGCAGTCACGAAGTCGACTTGGCGTTCAACGACGCGTGGCTGGAACGGTCGACTGGTCAAACGGCTTGGATCGAAGTCGTGGTTGACGACCAGGTCCGTTTTCCAAAACTCGTTTGCGACGGAGTGCTGACTTGCACCGCAGCAGGATCGACGGCGTATGCGTCGTCGATGGGGGCCACGCCGATGTTGGCCGACACCGAGGCCTGGATGTTGGTGGGATCAAACGTGATGACGCCACGCAACTGGAAGTCCGCACCAATCTCGATGAACTCGTCGATCACGGTTCGCAACTTGGATCCGATCAAACGTCCGGTGCGTGGGTTCATCGGCGGAACGCCGTTGGGTGATGTCTTGGAAATGAAAATCCGCCCGTCTCGGACCGCATTTGTTGAGTTGGCATTCTTGCCTGAACACGACATGTCGCGGAAAATTGCCGACGTTTTGTTTCCGAGCCACTAA
- a CDS encoding rhomboid family intramembrane serine protease, whose product MPRIVVHQTDSHRQCRELRLVMEAAGIASDVVQRNGTWFLSVDDANQASAVYEIEAYQRDNAAVVARPNQRTRLYSGGVLGVFAFAVIINAITFVGWTPPYDQIMDRVGPMRAGDVMGGDGWRVVTALTLHVDLQHWLSNLIFGGVFGWLVGRVLGGGVGWLVILLAGSLGNLINAWARDAGHVSIGSSTAVFGALGIMVAHALAPLTRTSGSRMKRFAPLVGGVLMFAMLGVEGERTDVGAHAAGFFAGLLLGAVACRAPERWLANWQVQWIAGVSAVLIIGIAWLAAVSHA is encoded by the coding sequence GTGCCGCGCATCGTTGTGCATCAAACCGATTCTCATCGTCAGTGTCGCGAATTGCGACTGGTGATGGAGGCGGCCGGAATCGCATCCGATGTCGTGCAACGCAACGGCACATGGTTCTTGTCAGTTGATGACGCAAACCAGGCGTCGGCGGTCTACGAAATCGAGGCCTACCAGCGTGATAATGCTGCGGTCGTCGCTCGGCCAAACCAACGCACGCGATTGTACAGCGGTGGTGTGCTGGGTGTTTTTGCGTTCGCCGTGATCATCAATGCGATCACCTTCGTAGGCTGGACGCCGCCCTACGACCAGATCATGGATCGCGTTGGGCCAATGCGTGCCGGCGATGTGATGGGCGGTGACGGATGGCGAGTCGTGACGGCACTGACGTTGCACGTCGACTTGCAACACTGGTTGTCGAACTTGATTTTCGGCGGTGTCTTTGGCTGGCTGGTGGGACGTGTGCTTGGTGGCGGTGTCGGATGGCTAGTGATTTTGTTGGCTGGGTCGCTGGGGAATCTGATCAATGCTTGGGCTCGCGATGCGGGCCATGTTTCGATCGGATCGTCGACGGCAGTCTTTGGTGCGCTCGGGATCATGGTGGCACATGCTCTCGCACCACTGACTCGGACCTCCGGATCTCGCATGAAGCGATTTGCACCACTCGTTGGCGGTGTCTTGATGTTCGCAATGTTGGGCGTTGAGGGCGAGCGAACCGACGTGGGCGCCCACGCCGCTGGCTTCTTTGCCGGGCTGTTGTTGGGAGCGGTCGCGTGTCGCGCACCGGAGCGGTGGTTGGCGAACTGGCAAGTCCAATGGATCGCCGGCGTCTCGGCCGTGTTGATCATCGGAATAGCCTGGCTAGCCGCCGTTTCTCATGCGTAG
- the lepA gene encoding translation elongation factor 4 — MKHIRNFCIIAHIDHGKSTLADRLIQACNGITQREFHDQMLDSMDIERERGITIKSNTVTLAYTASDGEEYQLNLIDTPGHVDFSHEVRRSLMACEGALIVVDASQSVEAQTVANLYLALEYDLELLPVINKIDLPAADVDRVRMAIDEELGLDPFLAIPVSAKTGVGIEDVLEGIVKHLPPPKGDPAAPLKALVFDAHFDKYRGVILQCRVMEGTLKPRDVIHFMHADRDFKVDEVGHNQFKLIPQKQLAAGEVGYIVAGVKSVQDIEIGDTITLLDRQADKPIPGYQPAKQVVFSSVYPMSTDEYPDLIKALEKLSINDAALTYEKDSSAALGFGFRCGFLGLLHLDVIQERLQREFDLGLVISAPSVKYTLKLKDGTTVDVDNPSYWPDPSNIDSASEPYIKASILTPEEFVGPVMELCREHRSESQTMNYLSAGRVEVTSEMPLGEVLFDFYGKLKMITRGYGSFDYTPIEYRTTDVVKVDMLVNKEPIDALSYLVHREKSRTRALHYCEKLAEAIPRHQFKIPIQGAIGGTIIARATIAPFRKDVTAKLYGGDVTRKKKLLEKQKKGKAKMKQFGSVNIPQKAFVSVLRADKD; from the coding sequence ATGAAACATATTCGGAACTTCTGCATCATCGCCCACATCGATCATGGCAAATCGACTCTGGCCGACCGGCTGATCCAGGCCTGCAACGGCATCACGCAGCGAGAGTTTCATGATCAGATGCTTGATTCGATGGACATCGAACGCGAGCGAGGGATCACGATCAAGAGCAACACGGTGACGCTGGCCTACACGGCTTCCGACGGTGAAGAGTATCAGTTGAACCTGATCGACACCCCGGGCCACGTGGACTTTTCGCACGAAGTCCGTCGATCGCTGATGGCATGCGAGGGAGCCCTGATCGTCGTTGACGCATCGCAAAGCGTGGAAGCTCAAACCGTCGCCAACTTGTACCTGGCATTGGAATACGATCTTGAGCTATTGCCGGTGATCAACAAGATTGACTTGCCAGCCGCGGACGTCGACCGCGTTCGGATGGCGATCGACGAAGAATTGGGGCTCGATCCGTTCTTGGCGATTCCGGTTTCGGCGAAGACGGGCGTTGGAATCGAAGATGTGTTGGAAGGCATCGTCAAACATTTGCCGCCTCCCAAAGGCGACCCTGCCGCTCCGCTGAAAGCACTTGTATTCGACGCGCACTTTGACAAGTACCGCGGCGTGATTCTGCAGTGCCGTGTGATGGAAGGCACACTGAAGCCGCGGGACGTGATCCACTTTATGCATGCGGATCGCGATTTCAAAGTCGACGAAGTTGGTCATAACCAGTTCAAACTGATTCCCCAAAAACAATTGGCGGCCGGCGAAGTCGGTTACATCGTCGCGGGTGTCAAGAGCGTTCAGGACATTGAGATCGGCGACACGATCACACTGTTGGACCGCCAAGCCGACAAGCCGATTCCCGGCTACCAACCGGCCAAACAAGTGGTGTTCTCGTCGGTCTATCCGATGAGCACCGACGAGTATCCGGATCTGATCAAGGCGCTCGAAAAGCTTTCGATCAACGACGCTGCATTGACGTACGAAAAAGACAGCTCGGCAGCACTGGGTTTCGGTTTCCGATGTGGATTCCTCGGACTTCTGCACCTGGACGTCATCCAAGAACGATTGCAACGCGAGTTCGATCTCGGACTGGTCATCTCGGCTCCGTCGGTAAAGTACACGTTGAAGTTGAAGGACGGCACGACGGTTGACGTCGACAACCCAAGCTACTGGCCGGACCCTTCGAACATCGACTCGGCGTCCGAGCCGTACATCAAGGCCTCAATTTTGACGCCCGAAGAGTTCGTCGGCCCCGTGATGGAGTTATGCCGCGAACACCGTAGCGAAAGTCAAACGATGAATTACTTGTCGGCCGGGCGAGTTGAGGTGACCAGCGAGATGCCGCTTGGCGAAGTCTTGTTCGACTTCTATGGCAAACTGAAAATGATCACGCGTGGCTACGGCTCGTTCGACTACACGCCGATCGAGTACCGGACGACGGACGTGGTGAAGGTCGACATGTTGGTGAACAAAGAACCAATCGACGCATTGTCTTACTTAGTCCACCGGGAAAAATCTCGGACGCGAGCACTTCACTACTGCGAAAAGCTTGCCGAAGCAATTCCTCGTCACCAATTCAAGATTCCGATCCAAGGCGCCATCGGTGGCACGATCATTGCTCGAGCCACGATTGCTCCGTTCCGCAAAGACGTGACGGCGAAACTTTACGGTGGCGATGTAACGCGGAAGAAGAAGCTGCTTGAAAAGCAGAAGAAGGGCAAGGCAAAGATGAAGCAGTTCGGCAGCGTCAACATTCCTCAAAAAGCGTTCGTGTCGGTGCTTCGTGCCGACAAAGACTAG
- a CDS encoding Gfo/Idh/MocA family oxidoreductase produces the protein MNNRRDFLKSSAAVAAPLLVSARCFSADAPSNRINVAFIGTGNQGMGMLKRFLAADLGNVLAVCDVNEGSYGYKEPEHFYGRNPAKEMVETDNLRRSKSGTANKCDVYSDFRQVLQREDIDAVVVVVPDHWHRTITVMALEAGKDVYCEKPLTFSVADGRQMIEATRNNNRILQTGSQERSNPVSQFICEAAKAGRIGKLTRIVTKVGYNNKVGPGPGWDAMPVPKTLDYPTWLGPAPVAPYHDDRCLYRFRFNYDYSGGQITNFGAHCNDMAHWGMGIDTGGPVEVECLDAKFLPEGSLFNTATETRFRCKYVSGVELICESGPESVQTRFEGSDGWLQTGYKGTTASNPELLVGLPNKPTGTQDPHSAHLANFIECVKTRKEPRAPVEVGHSSAVLCHIANAMIRLFPETGPGRVAKWDAANETFVGDERANEMLVRQQRDPFSGG, from the coding sequence ATGAACAATCGCCGCGACTTCCTGAAGTCTTCCGCCGCCGTGGCGGCTCCGTTACTGGTTTCTGCACGTTGTTTTTCGGCGGATGCACCGAGCAATCGGATCAACGTCGCTTTCATTGGTACTGGCAACCAGGGAATGGGCATGCTGAAACGGTTTTTGGCCGCAGACCTTGGCAACGTCCTGGCCGTGTGCGACGTCAACGAAGGTAGTTATGGCTACAAAGAACCGGAACATTTCTACGGACGTAACCCAGCCAAAGAAATGGTTGAAACCGACAATTTGCGACGCTCGAAAAGCGGCACGGCAAACAAGTGCGATGTCTATTCGGACTTTCGGCAGGTGCTGCAACGAGAAGACATTGATGCGGTTGTCGTTGTCGTGCCCGACCATTGGCACCGTACGATCACGGTGATGGCACTTGAAGCCGGCAAAGATGTTTACTGCGAAAAGCCGCTGACGTTCTCGGTTGCCGATGGGCGGCAAATGATCGAGGCGACACGAAACAACAATCGGATTCTACAGACCGGCAGCCAGGAACGATCCAATCCCGTTAGCCAGTTCATTTGCGAAGCCGCGAAGGCGGGACGAATCGGCAAACTTACCCGGATCGTCACCAAGGTCGGCTACAACAATAAGGTCGGTCCAGGCCCCGGTTGGGACGCGATGCCCGTGCCGAAAACGCTTGACTATCCAACTTGGCTTGGCCCAGCACCGGTGGCACCGTATCACGACGACCGCTGTTTGTATCGGTTCCGATTTAACTATGACTACTCAGGCGGCCAGATCACGAACTTCGGCGCACACTGCAACGACATGGCACACTGGGGCATGGGCATTGATACCGGTGGCCCCGTCGAAGTGGAATGTTTAGACGCGAAGTTCTTGCCCGAGGGAAGCCTGTTCAACACGGCTACGGAAACCCGGTTTCGCTGCAAATACGTGAGCGGTGTCGAGCTGATATGCGAAAGTGGTCCAGAATCCGTTCAAACTCGATTTGAAGGCAGCGACGGTTGGCTGCAAACGGGATACAAAGGCACGACGGCGTCAAACCCGGAACTGCTGGTCGGCCTGCCAAACAAACCAACCGGCACCCAAGATCCGCACTCTGCGCACTTGGCGAACTTCATTGAATGCGTAAAGACGCGAAAAGAACCGCGTGCGCCGGTCGAAGTTGGTCATTCATCGGCCGTGCTGTGTCACATCGCCAATGCCATGATTCGGTTGTTTCCCGAAACCGGGCCCGGACGTGTTGCAAAGTGGGATGCCGCAAACGAAACGTTCGTGGGCGACGAGCGCGCCAACGAAATGTTGGTGCGACAGCAACGTGATCCGTTCAGCGGTGGCTAG
- a CDS encoding GNAT family N-acetyltransferase, translating into MTLFLKKIKQQGIFHLIETRFNQWVPAWVFRFSVGDVLEMDLAKLAAQWNQNKSDDFIASVVQSPDDRDRLRKFTWNSVPVETTHDDLGYAITSAATPKTTIGGVWVGTHDFLESNLGFQIKLTECQAWLYCAYVDPATRGLGIYQRVLSFAADDVQSKGFERLLVVIQPWNRSSMRVHQKFTRQRVGRIMVIRVMRWSFVFCNGSVTKDKTIVKHVADLQTQSASHLRIV; encoded by the coding sequence ATGACTTTGTTTCTAAAGAAAATCAAGCAACAGGGGATCTTTCATCTGATCGAGACTCGGTTCAACCAATGGGTGCCCGCTTGGGTGTTTCGTTTTTCGGTTGGCGACGTTTTAGAGATGGACCTCGCAAAGTTGGCCGCTCAATGGAACCAAAATAAGTCAGACGACTTTATTGCATCGGTCGTGCAATCACCTGACGATCGTGATCGGTTGCGAAAATTCACTTGGAATTCAGTACCAGTCGAAACGACGCATGATGACCTCGGCTATGCCATCACGTCGGCCGCAACTCCAAAGACCACAATTGGCGGCGTTTGGGTGGGGACGCATGATTTCTTGGAATCGAATCTTGGATTCCAAATCAAACTGACAGAATGCCAAGCGTGGCTTTACTGTGCGTATGTGGATCCAGCGACACGCGGCTTGGGAATCTACCAACGAGTGCTGTCGTTTGCGGCCGATGACGTTCAGTCGAAAGGCTTCGAGCGACTGCTGGTCGTAATCCAGCCTTGGAACCGCTCGTCGATGCGTGTCCACCAAAAGTTTACTCGCCAACGAGTCGGCCGAATCATGGTGATCCGAGTGATGCGGTGGTCGTTTGTTTTTTGCAATGGATCAGTAACGAAAGACAAAACAATCGTTAAGCACGTGGCGGATCTGCAGACTCAATCGGCATCGCATTTGCGAATCGTGTAA
- a CDS encoding ArsR/SmtB family transcription factor — protein sequence MPEKKEPSTKRSSGESANSSENSKPRGNVQDFAAAAECLKTLAHPVRLRIVQLLLHGRYTVGELAADCEIADNVGSEHLRLLQRCGFLISEREGRRVYYQIAEPHLEKLMACIEGRFLVSSDK from the coding sequence ATGCCTGAGAAAAAAGAACCTAGTACGAAACGCAGTTCCGGTGAGTCGGCAAATTCAAGCGAGAACTCCAAGCCTCGGGGCAATGTTCAGGACTTTGCGGCGGCGGCGGAGTGTTTGAAAACGCTAGCGCATCCTGTCCGTCTTCGGATCGTTCAATTGCTTTTACACGGCCGGTATACGGTTGGCGAACTGGCTGCGGATTGCGAAATCGCTGACAACGTGGGGTCGGAACACTTGCGGTTGCTACAGCGGTGCGGATTTTTGATTAGCGAGCGGGAAGGACGCCGTGTCTACTATCAAATTGCAGAACCTCATCTCGAAAAGTTGATGGCTTGCATCGAAGGTCGGTTTCTGGTGAGTTCAGACAAGTAG
- a CDS encoding NfeD family protein: MSLFFAIALLFAFYLFLIGEFLLPTGGLLGFGAAVALISMLVIAFSHSVMAGAVMSAIVLVSTPLLVTGLVKVWPHTPIGRRILNRRPGQAAPMAPQRTTTGGTKLDDLVGRIGVAKSPLLPSGRVVIGSDKIDASSTGMPIDAGSPVVVVRVLAGRVQVRLATEDDLAAQDPTPKSPLSLEQSLDALDFD; encoded by the coding sequence ATGTCCCTCTTCTTCGCTATCGCACTGCTGTTTGCGTTCTATCTTTTTCTGATCGGCGAGTTTCTTTTGCCCACCGGCGGACTGCTGGGATTCGGCGCCGCGGTGGCATTGATCTCGATGCTCGTCATCGCGTTTTCGCACAGCGTTATGGCAGGAGCCGTGATGTCGGCGATCGTATTGGTGTCGACGCCGTTGTTGGTCACCGGCCTGGTCAAAGTCTGGCCGCATACGCCGATCGGACGACGAATCCTGAACCGACGCCCGGGACAAGCGGCGCCCATGGCACCGCAGCGAACAACCACCGGCGGAACCAAACTGGATGATTTGGTTGGGCGGATCGGCGTCGCGAAGAGCCCGCTGCTGCCAAGCGGTCGGGTCGTGATCGGTAGCGACAAAATCGACGCGTCGAGCACTGGAATGCCGATCGACGCAGGTTCACCCGTTGTTGTGGTACGAGTTCTGGCTGGTCGAGTGCAGGTGCGATTGGCAACGGAGGATGATTTGGCCGCACAGGATCCAACTCCCAAGTCCCCACTATCTCTCGAACAGTCGCTCGACGCGTTGGATTTTGATTGA